In a single window of the Nocardioides massiliensis genome:
- a CDS encoding transglycosylase domain-containing protein, translating to MSDHGKRSAPRGGRRAATSTPAKAGKNNAPATKRNGKPKKERSRRARIVRGLLLTLLGLFVLGAGAFAYVYAAVEIPDPNEDFEAQTTFVYYADGKTEIGRFAVQNRVSIPLSRVPEHMQDAMIAAEDRTFWSNQGLDPRGIVRAAFSNATSDSTQGASTITQQYVKVLYLTQDRTWSRKIKEAFLSLKVHRQKDKSEILEGYLNTIYFGRGAYGVQAAAKAYFGVDAADLNLRQSAALASIVNQPNRLDPANGDTARDRLERRYRYVLDGMVELEQVSQSDADEAAERLPKFPRQKASNRFAGQKGHMMRFVRQQLVRQGFTEEQIDTQGLRVTTTFTRDAMRAAREAVRDNKPEGLPELHVAVASVEPSTGALRGMYGGQDFLRSEINWAAAGGQPGSTFKVFALMEGLRQGFSLRDTFDGNSGYTVPGAERPINNQGTRSYGRVDLIRATADSINTAFIDLTMAMDDGPQSIVKLAESFGLPKGSIDDNIGVALGSSIASPISMANAYGIVANGGVGGRWHVIERVENRRGDVEYSAPKRNKRVLDTDLAADTSYALQQVVTAGSGRNAQLAGGRATAGKTGTATNAKGEVSSSWFIGYTPQLSTAVMYVRGKGNEQLEGYMPEFFGGSYPARTFKAAMDAWHEDKPFEDFPPPVFVDGDPPSDGHAPVPVAPAPAPAQPEETEETEPTKKPRPSRTPTPTREPTPTQEPTPTDEPTTGPTDNCGGPLRPCEPDPEPTGEPTGEPTDGSTAGRPPGQGSGGTGGRRTPSGRGRRAA from the coding sequence GTGAGCGACCACGGGAAGCGGTCGGCGCCCAGGGGTGGGCGTCGGGCTGCCACGAGCACGCCGGCGAAGGCGGGCAAGAACAACGCCCCGGCGACCAAGCGCAACGGCAAGCCGAAGAAGGAGCGTAGCCGACGGGCGAGGATCGTCCGCGGCCTGCTGCTCACCCTCCTCGGACTGTTCGTCCTGGGCGCGGGCGCGTTCGCCTACGTGTACGCCGCCGTGGAGATCCCCGACCCCAACGAGGACTTCGAGGCGCAGACGACGTTCGTCTACTACGCCGACGGCAAGACCGAGATCGGGCGCTTCGCCGTGCAGAACCGCGTCAGCATCCCGCTGTCGCGGGTGCCCGAGCACATGCAGGACGCGATGATCGCTGCTGAGGACCGCACCTTCTGGTCCAACCAGGGCCTCGACCCCCGAGGCATCGTGCGCGCGGCGTTCTCCAACGCCACCAGCGACTCCACGCAGGGCGCGTCCACTATCACGCAGCAGTACGTCAAGGTCCTCTACCTGACCCAGGACCGCACCTGGTCGCGCAAGATCAAGGAGGCGTTCCTCTCCTTGAAGGTGCACCGGCAGAAGGACAAGTCCGAGATCCTCGAGGGCTACCTCAACACCATCTACTTCGGCCGCGGGGCCTACGGCGTCCAGGCCGCGGCGAAGGCGTACTTCGGCGTCGACGCCGCCGACCTCAACCTGCGCCAGTCCGCTGCGCTCGCCTCGATCGTCAACCAGCCCAACCGGCTCGACCCCGCCAACGGCGACACCGCGCGCGATCGGCTGGAGCGTCGCTACCGCTACGTGCTCGACGGGATGGTCGAGCTGGAGCAGGTCAGCCAGAGCGACGCCGACGAGGCCGCCGAGCGGCTGCCGAAGTTCCCGCGCCAGAAGGCCTCCAACCGGTTCGCCGGGCAGAAGGGCCACATGATGCGCTTCGTGCGCCAGCAGCTGGTGCGCCAGGGCTTCACCGAGGAGCAGATCGACACCCAGGGCCTGCGCGTCACCACGACCTTCACCCGCGACGCGATGCGAGCAGCCCGCGAGGCGGTGCGCGACAACAAGCCCGAGGGCCTGCCCGAGCTGCACGTCGCGGTCGCCTCCGTCGAGCCGAGCACCGGTGCCCTGCGCGGGATGTACGGCGGCCAGGACTTCCTGCGCAGCGAGATCAACTGGGCGGCGGCCGGCGGTCAGCCGGGCTCGACGTTCAAGGTGTTCGCGCTGATGGAGGGCCTGCGCCAGGGCTTCAGCCTGCGCGACACCTTCGACGGCAACTCCGGCTACACCGTCCCGGGGGCCGAGCGGCCCATCAACAACCAGGGGACCCGCTCCTACGGCCGCGTCGACCTGATCCGGGCGACCGCCGACTCGATCAACACCGCCTTCATCGACCTGACGATGGCGATGGACGACGGTCCGCAGTCGATCGTGAAGCTCGCCGAGTCCTTCGGCCTGCCCAAGGGCTCCATCGACGACAACATCGGCGTGGCGCTGGGCTCCTCGATCGCCAGCCCGATCTCGATGGCCAACGCCTACGGCATCGTCGCCAACGGTGGCGTCGGTGGACGCTGGCACGTGATCGAGCGGGTCGAGAACCGCCGCGGCGACGTGGAATACAGCGCGCCCAAGCGCAACAAGCGGGTGCTCGACACCGACCTGGCCGCCGACACGTCGTACGCGCTGCAGCAGGTCGTCACCGCCGGCTCGGGTCGCAACGCCCAGCTCGCCGGCGGCCGCGCGACCGCGGGCAAGACCGGCACCGCGACCAACGCCAAGGGCGAGGTCTCCTCGTCGTGGTTCATCGGCTACACCCCGCAGCTGTCGACCGCGGTGATGTATGTCCGGGGCAAGGGCAACGAGCAGCTCGAGGGCTACATGCCCGAGTTCTTCGGCGGGTCCTACCCCGCGCGCACGTTCAAGGCGGCGATGGATGCCTGGCACGAGGACAAGCCGTTCGAGGACTTCCCGCCCCCGGTCTTCGTCGACGGCGACCCGCCCAGCGACGGTCACGCGCCGGTTCCGGTCGCGCCCGCCCCGGCACCCGCGCAGCCGGAGGAGACCGAGGAGACCGAGCCCACGAAGAAGCCGCGGCCGAGCCGGACGCCGACCCCCACCCGGGAGCCGACGCCCACGCAGGAGCCGACACCCACCGACGAGCCCACCACGGGGCCGACCGACAACTGCGGCGGGCCGTTGCGACCGTGCGAGCCCGACCCCGAGCCGACCGGCGAGCCCACCGGTGAGCCGACCGACGGGTCCACCGCGGGTCGTCCCCCCGGACAGGGGTCCGGCGGCACCGGCGGACGCCGTACGCCGTCGGGACGCGGTCGCCGCGCGGCCTGA
- a CDS encoding glycosyltransferase family 87 protein, producing MTALPTSRVRPTHEDPALRAWSEGVGGPSGRHAAGHRWWSPVRVVLALGVVAVVLAMLQKAPCVAAGWGGGSLRYARMCYSDIGYLYTGRGYAEGVWPYAATDGRYPGMEYPVGIAVLVWLLAALTHRLAGADLEARSFLPVEDLWGAVGAGHGELALFVALNAIALGLAVLAAAYLLVRAQPTRPWDAALVVCSPVLVLTLLINWDAWALLTVAAALWAWARDRPWLAGVAVGVGVAVKLYPLFLLGAFLVVCLRRRELGRCARTLVAAVLSWLALNVPVALTGWDEWLVFWRFNSDRAGDLGSVWLALSTMGAEASTAVVNNVSWIFFAGVCLLVLLLGLVAPRTPRVAQLAFLVVLGFLLINKVYSPQYVLWLLPLAVLARPRVRDLAVWQAGEVFYFAMVWLHLGGWTAAATSGAPDAAYALAIVVRIAAQVYLGAVVVRDVLRPWHDPVRRDGLTDDPLHPVAPASAGGHGR from the coding sequence GTGACCGCCCTGCCCACGTCCCGCGTCCGGCCGACCCACGAGGACCCGGCACTGCGGGCGTGGAGCGAGGGCGTCGGCGGACCGAGCGGCCGGCACGCCGCGGGGCACCGGTGGTGGAGCCCCGTCCGGGTGGTGCTCGCGCTGGGCGTCGTCGCGGTCGTGCTGGCGATGCTGCAGAAAGCACCCTGCGTCGCGGCGGGCTGGGGCGGAGGATCGCTGCGCTACGCGCGGATGTGCTACTCCGACATCGGCTACCTCTACACGGGCCGGGGGTACGCCGAGGGGGTCTGGCCCTACGCCGCGACCGACGGCCGCTACCCCGGGATGGAGTACCCCGTCGGCATCGCGGTGCTGGTCTGGCTGCTGGCCGCGCTGACCCACCGGCTCGCGGGCGCCGACCTCGAGGCGCGGTCCTTCCTCCCGGTCGAAGACCTGTGGGGTGCCGTGGGCGCGGGTCACGGCGAGCTGGCGCTCTTCGTCGCGCTGAACGCGATCGCCCTGGGTCTTGCGGTCCTCGCGGCGGCGTACCTCCTCGTGCGTGCCCAGCCCACGCGGCCGTGGGATGCGGCGCTGGTCGTCTGCTCACCGGTGCTCGTGCTGACCCTGCTGATCAACTGGGATGCCTGGGCGCTGCTCACGGTCGCCGCGGCGCTGTGGGCGTGGGCGCGCGACCGGCCGTGGCTGGCGGGTGTCGCGGTCGGGGTCGGCGTCGCGGTGAAGCTCTACCCGTTGTTCCTGCTCGGTGCGTTCCTCGTGGTGTGCCTGCGCCGGCGCGAGCTGGGCCGGTGCGCCCGGACCCTGGTCGCGGCGGTGCTCAGCTGGTTGGCGCTCAACGTGCCCGTGGCGCTGACCGGCTGGGACGAGTGGCTGGTCTTCTGGCGCTTCAACTCCGACCGCGCCGGGGACCTCGGGTCGGTCTGGCTGGCGTTGTCGACGATGGGGGCAGAGGCCTCGACCGCGGTCGTCAACAACGTGTCGTGGATCTTCTTCGCCGGCGTGTGCCTGCTGGTGCTGCTGCTCGGGCTCGTGGCGCCGCGGACGCCGCGGGTCGCGCAGCTGGCGTTCCTCGTCGTGCTCGGCTTCCTGCTGATCAACAAGGTCTACTCGCCGCAGTACGTGCTGTGGCTGCTTCCGCTGGCCGTGCTCGCCCGTCCGCGGGTGCGCGACCTGGCCGTCTGGCAGGCCGGTGAGGTCTTCTACTTCGCGATGGTGTGGCTGCACCTGGGCGGGTGGACCGCGGCCGCGACCAGCGGGGCGCCGGACGCGGCGTACGCCCTGGCGATCGTGGTCCGGATCGCCGCCCAGGTCTACCTCGGGGCGGTGGTCGTCCGCGACGTGCTGCGACCCTGGCACGACCCGGTGCGTCGCGACGGGCTCACCGACGACCCGCTGCATCCAGTCGCGCCCGCGAGCGCCGGTGGGCACGGCCGATGA
- a CDS encoding alanine racemase yields MLSLYVDGERWRSHLRTTYDALPGIVPVAKGNGYGFGLGRLARRAGWLGADTLAVGTYGELAEVSSRFDGDLLVLTPWRPFVDEQYGDAVRDRRVIHTVGRLEDLQALMARGDRPRVVLERLTSMLRHGLSARDLRTAVAAWAEHGGCRLEGVSLHLPLAQGSHLSEVERLMTDVVAAGMPAKRVWVSHLDDTELAALRAAYPDFEIRPRVGTRLWLGDRDALSVRATVLDAHAVERGDEYGYRGRTAPRNGTILVVSGGTAHGIGLEAPTGPSDLRSRAASLAKGGLDAAGFVRSPYLIDSKQRLFAEPPHMQASMLFLPAGSRVPDIGEEVDVRVRFTATSFDRTVVS; encoded by the coding sequence GTGCTCAGCCTCTACGTCGACGGTGAGCGCTGGCGTTCCCACCTGCGCACGACCTACGACGCGCTGCCCGGGATCGTCCCGGTCGCGAAGGGCAACGGCTACGGCTTCGGGCTGGGTCGGCTCGCGCGCCGCGCCGGCTGGCTCGGTGCGGACACGCTGGCGGTCGGCACCTACGGGGAGCTGGCCGAGGTCTCGTCGCGCTTCGACGGCGACCTGCTCGTGCTCACGCCGTGGCGGCCGTTCGTCGACGAGCAGTACGGCGACGCCGTCCGCGACCGGCGGGTGATCCACACCGTCGGCCGGCTGGAGGACCTGCAGGCGCTGATGGCGCGCGGCGACCGTCCGCGGGTCGTCCTGGAACGACTCACGTCGATGCTGCGCCACGGCCTGAGCGCACGCGACCTGCGCACCGCCGTCGCCGCCTGGGCCGAGCACGGCGGATGCCGGCTCGAGGGCGTGAGCCTGCACCTGCCGCTGGCGCAGGGCTCGCACCTGAGCGAGGTCGAGCGGCTGATGACCGACGTCGTCGCCGCCGGCATGCCGGCCAAGCGCGTCTGGGTCTCGCACCTCGACGACACCGAGCTGGCCGCGCTGCGGGCGGCGTACCCCGACTTCGAGATCCGGCCCCGCGTCGGCACCCGGCTGTGGCTCGGCGACCGCGACGCGCTGAGCGTCCGCGCGACCGTGCTCGACGCCCACGCCGTCGAGCGCGGCGACGAGTACGGCTACCGCGGGCGTACGGCGCCGCGCAACGGCACCATCCTGGTCGTCTCCGGCGGCACCGCGCACGGCATCGGCCTCGAGGCCCCGACCGGCCCGAGCGACCTGCGCTCGCGCGCGGCGTCGCTGGCGAAGGGCGGGCTCGACGCGGCGGGGTTCGTGCGCTCGCCGTACCTCATCGACTCCAAGCAGCGGCTCTTCGCCGAGCCGCCGCACATGCAGGCCTCGATGCTCTTCCTGCCCGCCGGGTCGCGGGTGCCGGACATCGGCGAGGAGGTCGACGTGCGGGTGCGGTTCACCGCCACCAGCTTCGACCGGACCGTCGTCAGCTGA
- a CDS encoding lipid II:glycine glycyltransferase FemX — translation MTAPRLALAPISPEEHLAFLEDRAAAGGEVSFLQTPAWARVKSEWKAESLGWAAVSPEGGTRLVGAALVLYRQLPKVKRYLAYLPEGPVIDWESDDLGAWLAPLAAHLKKQGAFGIRMGPPVVVRRWDAAAVKAGIADDAVRRLGDLPPTERSQTGARVVSQLRELGWRPQAVEGGFAAGQPQFNFVVPLTDADGTALTEELVLKGMNQQWRRNIKKADKAGVEVTAYDGDAVVSTSSTDRGDVLAAFHDLYVHTAQRDGFTPRPLTYFRTMAAALGSEDADRFRLYLAHHEGDLVAATIAIRVGQRVWYSYGASSTEKRDVRGSNAAQWQMIRDAIAAGARVYDLRGITDTLAEGDAQLGLIQFKVGTGGEAIEYAGEWDLPLNRALYAAFDLYMKRR, via the coding sequence GTGACCGCCCCCCGCCTCGCCCTCGCCCCCATCAGTCCCGAGGAGCACCTCGCCTTCCTCGAGGACCGGGCCGCCGCGGGCGGTGAGGTGAGCTTCCTCCAGACCCCGGCCTGGGCCCGCGTCAAGAGCGAGTGGAAGGCCGAGTCGCTCGGCTGGGCCGCGGTCTCCCCCGAGGGCGGCACCCGGCTCGTCGGCGCCGCGCTCGTCCTCTACCGCCAGCTGCCGAAGGTCAAGCGCTACCTCGCCTACCTGCCCGAGGGCCCGGTCATCGACTGGGAGAGCGACGACCTCGGCGCCTGGCTCGCGCCGTTGGCCGCGCACCTCAAGAAGCAGGGCGCCTTCGGCATCCGCATGGGCCCTCCGGTCGTCGTACGCCGTTGGGACGCCGCCGCCGTCAAGGCCGGCATCGCCGACGACGCCGTACGCCGCCTGGGCGATCTGCCGCCCACGGAGCGCAGCCAGACCGGCGCGCGGGTGGTCTCCCAGCTGCGCGAGCTCGGCTGGCGACCGCAGGCGGTCGAGGGCGGCTTCGCCGCCGGCCAGCCGCAGTTCAACTTCGTCGTCCCGCTCACCGACGCCGACGGCACCGCCCTCACCGAGGAGCTGGTGCTCAAGGGCATGAACCAGCAGTGGCGGCGCAACATCAAGAAGGCCGACAAGGCCGGGGTCGAGGTGACGGCGTACGACGGGGACGCGGTGGTCTCGACAAGCTCGACCGACCGGGGTGACGTGCTCGCCGCGTTCCACGACCTCTACGTCCACACCGCCCAGCGCGACGGCTTCACCCCGCGGCCGCTGACCTACTTCCGCACGATGGCCGCAGCGCTCGGCAGTGAGGACGCGGACCGGTTCCGCCTCTACCTCGCCCACCACGAGGGCGACCTGGTCGCGGCGACCATCGCGATCCGGGTCGGGCAGCGGGTCTGGTACTCCTACGGCGCCTCCTCCACCGAGAAGCGGGACGTCCGCGGGTCCAATGCCGCGCAGTGGCAGATGATCCGCGACGCGATCGCCGCCGGGGCGCGGGTCTACGACCTGCGCGGCATCACCGACACGCTCGCCGAGGGCGACGCGCAGCTGGGGCTCATCCAGTTCAAGGTCGGCACCGGTGGCGAGGCGATCGAGTACGCCGGGGAGTGGGACCTCCCGCTCAACCGTGCGCTCTACGCCGCCTTCGACCTCTACATGAAGCGGCGGTGA
- a CDS encoding deoxyribonuclease IV, whose protein sequence is MSATTSLRIGAHVDQTDPVAEAEARGADLVQIFLGDPQGYKGPEVRYADGADALRERLAAAGVDLYVHAPYIINVATTNNRIRIPSRKLLQQHVDAAAALGAKGLIVHGGHVNKADDPAQGFDNWRKAIEATDLKLPLLIENTAGGDNAMTRYLERIEGVWAAISQADGFDNVGFCLDTCHAHAGGNGLADVVDRVRAITGRIDLVHANDSRDAFDSGADRHANFGAGQIDPDALAAVVRQAGAPVVCETPGGPDEHRADFAWLRERL, encoded by the coding sequence ATGAGCGCCACGACGAGCCTGCGCATCGGAGCCCACGTCGACCAGACCGACCCGGTCGCGGAGGCCGAGGCCCGCGGCGCCGATCTGGTGCAGATCTTCCTGGGCGACCCGCAGGGCTACAAGGGTCCCGAGGTGCGGTACGCCGACGGCGCGGACGCGCTGCGGGAGCGGCTGGCTGCGGCCGGGGTGGACCTCTATGTCCACGCGCCCTACATCATCAACGTCGCCACCACCAACAACCGGATCCGGATCCCCAGCCGCAAGCTGCTGCAGCAGCACGTGGACGCCGCGGCCGCGCTCGGCGCCAAGGGCCTGATCGTCCACGGCGGCCACGTCAACAAGGCCGACGACCCCGCCCAGGGCTTCGACAACTGGCGCAAGGCCATCGAGGCGACCGACCTCAAGCTCCCGCTGCTGATCGAGAACACCGCCGGCGGCGACAACGCCATGACCCGCTACCTCGAGCGGATCGAGGGCGTGTGGGCCGCGATCTCGCAGGCCGACGGGTTCGACAACGTCGGCTTCTGCCTCGACACCTGCCACGCCCACGCCGGCGGCAACGGGCTCGCCGACGTCGTCGACCGGGTCCGGGCGATCACCGGGCGCATCGACCTCGTGCACGCCAACGACTCGCGCGACGCCTTCGACTCCGGCGCCGACCGGCACGCCAACTTCGGGGCCGGCCAGATCGATCCCGACGCGCTCGCGGCCGTGGTGCGGCAGGCCGGAGCACCGGTGGTCTGCGAGACCCCGGGTGGTCCCGACGAGCACCGCGCGGACTTCGCCTGGCTGCGGGAGCGGCTCTGA
- the rpsF gene encoding 30S ribosomal protein S6 encodes MRAYEVMVMLDPETDERTVAPSLDTYLNVIRNDGGTVENVDVWGKRRLAYEINKKSEAVYAVIDLKAEPASVKELDRQLGLNETVIRTKVMRVDAS; translated from the coding sequence TTGCGTGCATACGAAGTCATGGTCATGCTCGACCCCGAGACCGACGAGCGCACCGTCGCGCCTTCGCTTGACACCTATCTGAACGTCATCCGCAACGATGGCGGAACCGTCGAGAACGTCGACGTGTGGGGCAAGCGGCGCCTGGCCTACGAGATCAACAAGAAGTCCGAGGCCGTCTACGCCGTCATCGACCTCAAGGCCGAGCCCGCCTCGGTCAAGGAGCTCGACCGCCAGCTCGGCCTGAACGAGACGGTCATCCGCACGAAGGTCATGCGCGTCGACGCCAGCTGA
- a CDS encoding single-stranded DNA-binding protein has product MAGETVITVVGNLVDDPELRFTPSGAAVANFRIASTPRTFDRQANEWKDGDALFLTCNAWRQMAENVAESLQRGMRVVVQGRLRSRSYETREGEKRTVFEIEVDEVGPSLKYATAKVTKANRSGGGGGGFGGAPQGGGGFGGGQQGGPQGGNDPWATGGAPSGGGGYGGQGGAPQGGGNDPWASGPAGGDEPPF; this is encoded by the coding sequence ATGGCAGGCGAGACCGTCATCACCGTCGTCGGCAACCTCGTCGACGACCCCGAGCTGCGGTTCACCCCTTCGGGGGCGGCTGTGGCCAACTTCCGCATCGCGTCCACTCCCCGCACGTTCGACCGACAGGCGAACGAGTGGAAGGACGGCGACGCGCTCTTCCTCACCTGCAACGCCTGGCGGCAGATGGCGGAGAACGTCGCCGAGTCCCTCCAGCGGGGCATGCGGGTCGTCGTCCAGGGCCGGTTGCGGTCCCGGAGCTACGAGACCCGTGAGGGCGAGAAGCGCACGGTCTTCGAGATCGAGGTCGACGAGGTCGGACCCTCGCTGAAGTACGCCACCGCCAAGGTCACCAAGGCCAACCGCTCCGGCGGTGGGGGCGGTGGCTTCGGCGGCGCCCCGCAGGGCGGCGGCGGGTTCGGCGGCGGCCAGCAGGGTGGACCCCAGGGCGGCAACGACCCGTGGGCCACCGGCGGCGCGCCGTCGGGTGGCGGCGGGTACGGCGGCCAGGGTGGCGCCCCCCAGGGTGGCGGCAACGACCCGTGGGCCAGTGGGCCCGCGGGCGGCGACGAGCCCCCCTTCTGA
- the rpsR gene encoding 30S ribosomal protein S18, with protein sequence MAKPVVRKPKKKMNPLKAAKITTIDYKDTALLRKFISDRGKIRARRVTGVSVQEQRKIAIAIKNAREMALLPYSASGRN encoded by the coding sequence ATGGCGAAGCCAGTCGTTCGCAAGCCGAAGAAGAAGATGAATCCTCTTAAGGCTGCGAAGATCACCACGATCGACTACAAGGACACCGCACTCCTGCGGAAGTTCATCTCCGACCGCGGCAAGATCCGCGCGCGTCGGGTCACCGGCGTCTCCGTCCAGGAGCAGCGCAAGATCGCCATCGCGATCAAGAACGCCCGCGAGATGGCGCTGCTGCCCTACAGCGCCTCCGGCCGGAACTGA
- the rplI gene encoding 50S ribosomal protein L9, with translation MKLILTQEVDGLGSPGDVVEVKDGYGRNYLLPRGFATRWTKGGQKTVDSIKSARQARAVRDQDHAKQVKAQLENGVVSVRVRAGEGGRLFGAVTPADIAEAIKAGGTDIDKRTIVLGNPIKSLGSHQVTVRVHDEVAATVQLNVVSA, from the coding sequence ATGAAGCTCATCCTCACCCAGGAGGTCGACGGCCTCGGTAGCCCCGGCGACGTCGTCGAGGTCAAGGACGGCTACGGCCGCAACTACCTGCTCCCGCGCGGTTTCGCCACGCGGTGGACCAAGGGCGGCCAGAAGACCGTCGACTCGATCAAGTCGGCTCGGCAGGCCCGCGCGGTCCGTGACCAGGACCACGCCAAGCAGGTCAAGGCGCAGCTCGAGAACGGCGTCGTCAGCGTCCGCGTCCGCGCGGGCGAGGGCGGTCGGCTCTTCGGTGCGGTCACCCCGGCCGACATCGCCGAGGCGATCAAGGCCGGCGGCACCGACATCGACAAGCGCACCATCGTGCTCGGCAACCCGATCAAGTCCCTGGGCTCGCACCAGGTGACCGTCCGGGTCCACGACGAGGTGGCGGCCACCGTCCAGCTCAACGTCGTCTCCGCCTGA
- a CDS encoding MATE family efflux transporter has product MRRPANRELDREIRRLAVPAFLALIAEPLYLLADAAIIGHLGTPQLAGLGIAGAILQTVVGLCVFLAYGTTAAVARLLGAGDLRAALSQGMDGIWLAAVIGVLATALGLVLLGPLVTAFVADAATAAHAIDYLAWALWGIVPLLVVLAGTGILRGLQDTRTPLYVAVGGNALNVVLSLALVHGAGLGIAGAAIGTVVAQSLSALGLLVVVVRAARREGARLAPVPLGILRAGRAGVPLLVRTLTLRASLLLTTVVATGAGTTSLAAHQLAMTLWGFLAFALDAIAIAAQALTGRSLGAGEIEQTRRITARMVRWGWLSGIVTGVGLAALSPVLGPLFTGDTAVHEALVPALLIAAAGQPLAGIVFVLDGVLIGAGDGRYLAWGGLVVLAVFAPFAWWSPHFPGPALVGLWVAFVGVFMTGRAVVLVHRSRGDRWLLVGATR; this is encoded by the coding sequence GTGCGCCGTCCTGCCAATCGCGAGCTCGACCGGGAGATCCGCCGGTTGGCCGTCCCGGCGTTCCTGGCGCTGATCGCCGAGCCGCTCTACCTGCTCGCCGACGCCGCCATCATCGGCCACCTCGGCACCCCCCAGCTGGCCGGGCTCGGCATCGCCGGCGCGATCCTCCAGACCGTCGTCGGCCTGTGCGTGTTCCTCGCCTACGGCACCACCGCCGCGGTGGCGCGCCTCCTGGGTGCCGGCGACCTCCGCGCGGCCCTGAGCCAGGGGATGGACGGCATCTGGCTCGCGGCGGTGATCGGCGTCCTCGCAACCGCCCTCGGTCTGGTCCTGCTCGGCCCCCTGGTGACCGCCTTCGTGGCCGACGCCGCCACCGCCGCCCACGCGATCGACTACCTCGCCTGGGCTCTGTGGGGCATCGTGCCGCTCCTGGTCGTCCTCGCTGGCACGGGGATCCTGCGCGGGCTGCAGGACACGCGTACGCCGCTCTACGTCGCCGTCGGCGGCAACGCCCTCAACGTCGTGCTCAGCCTCGCCCTCGTGCACGGCGCCGGGTTGGGCATCGCGGGCGCGGCGATCGGCACCGTCGTCGCCCAGAGCCTCTCCGCCCTCGGGCTCCTCGTCGTCGTCGTCCGCGCCGCGCGCCGTGAGGGCGCCCGGCTGGCTCCGGTCCCGCTCGGCATCCTGCGGGCCGGGCGCGCCGGCGTACCCCTGCTCGTGCGCACCCTCACACTGCGCGCCTCACTCCTGCTCACCACCGTCGTCGCCACCGGCGCAGGTACGACGTCCCTGGCCGCGCATCAGCTCGCGATGACCCTGTGGGGCTTCCTCGCCTTCGCCCTGGACGCCATCGCGATCGCCGCCCAAGCGCTGACGGGCCGGTCGCTGGGAGCCGGCGAGATCGAGCAGACCCGGCGGATCACCGCCAGGATGGTGCGGTGGGGCTGGTTGAGCGGCATCGTCACCGGTGTCGGCCTCGCCGCGCTCTCCCCGGTCCTCGGACCACTCTTCACCGGTGACACCGCGGTGCACGAGGCGCTCGTGCCGGCCCTGCTGATCGCCGCAGCCGGACAACCGCTCGCCGGGATCGTCTTCGTCCTCGACGGCGTCCTCATCGGCGCCGGTGACGGTCGCTACCTCGCCTGGGGCGGGCTCGTCGTGCTCGCGGTCTTCGCGCCGTTCGCCTGGTGGAGCCCGCACTTCCCCGGACCGGCCCTCGTCGGGTTGTGGGTCGCGTTCGTCGGGGTCTTCATGACCGGGCGTGCCGTGGTCCTCGTCCACCGCTCCCGCGGGGACCGGTGGTTGCTGGTCGGCGCGACCCGCTGA